In Malus sylvestris chromosome 16, drMalSylv7.2, whole genome shotgun sequence, the following are encoded in one genomic region:
- the LOC126609295 gene encoding uncharacterized protein LOC126609295, producing MATFVKVDKKSDNIKRKEETKGTRRLSLKERKEVKYSFDDEDVGTIFDELLAAKMITLLEPKRPAEVNKIDDPKYCRYHRLISHTIEDCYILKDIIQEKINKHEIEVDSSSKHQMATSNMIEGKSTPSAPLPEGAIPVGFHVDNETTVVHAYPDMPRSGNPKIPTLYELMTAPSFDVWEDSSESSLKFEDEWKTVSEKKPFKAPITLGDYLPPKLFKSKGSEEEIGNCRTTTCEIHNDDEVDEITLRSGQRIPSADKKEGKEVIDSVNHSNKPSAREVPVTTTAEPAVEISVSTTKASTSKRHAKDVLQSQDGKYDIVDHLKRIPSLLSVYDALKMSKELKEALIMALTNPEVFETSLEFAEMDTTSPKYCACCLASITFDENDLILGDEYHNRPLYVSGLVGDTSINRILLDYGSAVNLLPLRTLQALGMNVRQLTPSMLIIQGFNQVGQKAMGSIALQMEIWELYSDALFHVIDADTSYNVLLGRPWLHTYGVVPSTLHQCFKFLVNGEVKKVLADTDPFRGEEVNYADAKFYKQSKVTFSQPTKNEVVQKESRSLAMERVKPSRLFKIASSKTPKSRKVGLNCSLQD from the exons ATGGCGACATTTGTCAAAGTAGACAAGAAAAGTgacaatataaaaagaaaagaagaaaccaaGGGGACGAGGAGGCTTTCActtaaggaaagaaaagaagttAAATATAGTTTCGATGATGAAGATGTTGGAACTATCTTCGATGAACTCCTTGCAGCAAAGATGATCACGCTTCTTGAACCAAAGCGTCCCGCTGAAGTAAATAAGATCGATGATCCAAAGTATTGTCGGTATCATCGACTCATCAGCCATACGATAGAAGATTGTTATATCCTTAAGGatataattcaagaaaaaatcaacaaacatGAGATCGAGGTGGATTCATCCTCGAAACATCAGATGGCAACGTCCAATATGATCGAAGGAAAATCAACACCCTCCGCTCCATTACCAGAAGGGGCAATCCCTGTAGGATTCCATGTTGATAATGAAACCACAGTTGTCCATGCTTATCCTGACATGCCTCGTTCCGGaaatccaaaaattccaacTCTATACGAGCTCATGACAGCACCAAGTTTTGACGTCTGGGAAGATTCGTCGGAGTCATCACTTAAGTTCGAAGACGAGTGGAAAACCGTCAGTGAAAAGAAG CCTTTCAAAGCACCAATAACTCTCGGAGATTACCTCCCTCCAAAACTTTTCAAAAGTAAGGGAAGCGAGGAAGAAATTGGAAATTGTCGCACGACCACATGTGAAATCCACAATGATGATGAGGTAGATGAAATAACTCTACGCTCTGGCCAAAGGATCCCGTCTGCGgacaagaaagaaggaaaagaagtaaTTGATTCAGTCAATCATTCCAATAAGCCAAGTGCAAGAGAGGTTCCAGTCACTACCACTGCAGAGCCTGCGGTAGAAATTTCAGTCTCAACCACAAAAGCAAGTACCTCTAAGAGACATGCAAAAGATGTATTACAGTCCCAAGATGGCAAATACGACATCGTTGACCATCTTAAGCGCATCCCATCTCTCCTTAGTGTGTACGATGCTCTAAAAATGTCTAAGGAGCTTAAAGAAGCACTCATCATGGCTTTAACAAATCCTGAAGTATTTGAAACAAGCTTGGAATTTGCAGAGATGGATACAACGTCACCAAAGTATTGCGCTTGCTGCCTTGCAAGTATCActtttgacgaaaatgacctTATACTTGGAGACGAATACCACAATAGACCCTTGTACGTCAGTGGACTAGTGGGAGATACATCAATAAATCGAATCTTGCTTGATTATGGATCAGCAGTAAACCTACTTCCTCTTCGAACACTTCAAGCTCTAGGGATGAATGTTCGTCAACTGACACCATCAATGTTAATTATTCAAGGCTTCAATCAAGTCGGACAAAAAGCAATGGGATCGATAGCATTACAAATGGAGATATGGGAGTTATACTCTGACGCCCTTTTCCATGTAATCGATGCTGACACATCTTATAATGTTTTATTGGGACGTCCGTGGCTTCATACATATGGTGTCGTTCCTTCTACACTTCATCAATGCTTCAAGTTTTTGGTGAATGGCGAAGTCAAAAAAGTCCTAGCGGACACCGACCCATTTAGGGGTGAAGAAGTGAATTACGCAGATGCAAAATTCTACAAACAATCAAAGGTCACTTTTTCGCAACCAACAAAAAATGAGGTGGTGCAGAAGGAATCACGATCACTGGCTATGGAGAGGGTAAAACCATCAAGGCTATTCAAAATCGCGAGTTCTAAAACTCCGAAATCTCGAAAAGTGGGTCTCAATTGTTCATTACAAGATTGA